Genomic window (Pseudomonadota bacterium):
GGAAGTCGTACTGGATCTACCGCCACCTCGAATCCTGCCTCTGGCAGGAGCAGCGCGCAACGGTGCTGCAGGTCTTCCCCGACCGCTACCACGTGCAGCTCACCGACACTCTTGTCGAGGCCGACTGTCCGAGCGTTTCGGGTGCCTCGGTATCGCCGGGCGATCAGATCAGCGTGAAGATCGACATCGTCTTCCCCCGCGACAGCGTGGTGCGCGTCTCCGCCCTCGTCTCCTGACGCCAGACGACCCGCGAAGAGGTCATCCGAGCGGCGGCACGTGCTTGACGATCTGATGGCGCTCGACCTCGAAGCCCAGACCCTTGAGTGCCGTGCCCAGGGTGCGCTCGTTCGAGCGGGTGACCTCTCCCACGAGATACAGCATGCCGCGCTGTGCGGCGAGCTCAACGGCTGCGCGGATGAGGCTGTGCACCACGAAGCGACCCCAGTGCTCTCGCTTCACGGCCACGTCGTGGATCAGGCACTGCCGATCGCCGGTCGACGACTCGACGGAGTGCAGGTCGAGCATGATGTAGCCCAATCGCTCTGCGGTCTCCTCATCGTCGGCAACGAGGATGCGGAAGTCCTTGTCGAGCAGGGTCATCTCGAGCTGAGCCAGGCTCTTGCGGGCGCGCTCCCTGACCACCTGCGGATCGACCCGTCGGGTGTGGGGGATGCCGTGGACCACCATCTCCACCGAGAGCGCGCGCACGAAGGGGATGTCATCGAGGCGAGCCGGTCTCACCCTCGTCTTCAAGTCTCTGACCCCTCTCCACGCGCACGGCGTTCCACGTCGGCGTCACCCGCCTTGCGCGCGAGGCGGCGCATCTCTCCCTGCGCCAGCAGGGTCTGGCCGCTCGCCTGATACAGCGCGATCAGTGCGCGGTGGGCTTCGATGCTCGCGATCGCATGATCGGTGAGCGAGATGGCTTTTCGATAATGGCGGGCCGCTTCCTCG
Coding sequences:
- a CDS encoding N-acetyltransferase, producing MKTRVRPARLDDIPFVRALSVEMVVHGIPHTRRVDPQVVRERARKSLAQLEMTLLDKDFRILVADDEETAERLGYIMLDLHSVESSTGDRQCLIHDVAVKREHWGRFVVHSLIRAAVELAAQRGMLYLVGEVTRSNERTLGTALKGLGFEVERHQIVKHVPPLG